One region of Chitinispirillum alkaliphilum genomic DNA includes:
- a CDS encoding N-acetylglucosamine-6-phosphate deacetylase (NagD) encodes MFPEINKNYKEKKVMAIKNIISDMDGVIYRGKSVVPGAKDFINRLISSGTPFLFLTNNSEQTPLDLKRKLEIMGFEGIDESNFITSAMATADFLHEQQPAGTAYVIGGGGLINELYKAGFSITENNPDYVVVGKTKSFNFDMLRKAISLIMGGAKFIGTNPDVIDPMEDGFEPACGSILASIEIATGKKPYIIGKPNSLMMTIALKQLGAIGSETLMIGDRMDTDIVAGMEAGMKTCLVLSGVSHKDTSTMFPYKPDYIFDSIKEIELDQLD; translated from the coding sequence ATGTTTCCTGAGATAAACAAAAATTACAAGGAAAAGAAAGTTATGGCGATAAAGAATATAATTTCTGATATGGACGGAGTTATTTACAGGGGCAAATCAGTTGTCCCCGGAGCAAAAGATTTTATAAACAGACTGATCTCTTCCGGCACACCATTTCTTTTTCTTACCAACAATTCAGAACAAACCCCCCTTGATCTTAAAAGGAAACTTGAGATTATGGGTTTTGAAGGGATTGATGAATCCAATTTCATCACCTCTGCAATGGCGACAGCTGATTTCCTCCACGAGCAACAGCCTGCCGGCACAGCCTATGTCATAGGAGGCGGTGGTCTTATAAATGAACTGTACAAAGCTGGATTCTCCATAACAGAGAACAACCCCGATTATGTAGTTGTGGGCAAGACAAAATCGTTTAATTTTGATATGCTCAGAAAAGCAATCAGCCTTATTATGGGTGGTGCGAAATTTATTGGAACCAATCCCGATGTTATAGACCCAATGGAGGATGGGTTCGAGCCCGCCTGCGGCAGTATTCTTGCTTCAATAGAGATAGCAACCGGTAAAAAGCCCTATATAATAGGTAAACCTAATTCACTAATGATGACTATTGCGCTTAAACAGCTTGGTGCCATCGGAAGCGAAACATTGATGATCGGAGACCGAATGGATACCGACATCGTTGCGGGAATGGAAGCTGGAATGAAAACCTGTCTTGTGCTCTCAGGAGTCAGTCACAAGGACACTTCCACAATGTTTCCCTACAAACCGGACTATATTTTTGATTCAATCAAAGAAATAGAACTCGATCAACTGGACTGA
- a CDS encoding OmpA domain protein, protein MKRKAATIAFLLLFGHFFFLSAQNTRDNEADYSESKPSEEHHTTPGRPLSRLELLDRFSFKLDSLKHQISSGGNCPPLHLFNRASSSVETAKELYRKNPDDSKAASVFDICSVLTQAAVLEMEAELYLYKAEIMNKQQDLLYAELHNIHKAKNLLHRSYAVLLEEKLDISHQTLEKEREKARAMMEEAQSRFSELQSELINVSEDARGTIISMSDILFDIGKATLKPELKTSLARIAGILIVYRDIQVLVEGHTDNVGSNDFNMRLSRQRADNVKNFLIGQGVCSGRLSSEGYGFHRPVGDNSTEDGRRQNRRVDLVIQDSRL, encoded by the coding sequence ATGAAACGTAAAGCAGCTACTATTGCATTTCTCCTGTTGTTCGGGCATTTTTTCTTTTTATCAGCACAGAACACCCGGGATAATGAGGCGGATTATTCAGAGTCAAAACCCTCTGAGGAACACCATACCACACCGGGAAGACCACTGAGCAGATTGGAGCTTCTTGATAGGTTTTCTTTCAAACTGGATTCTCTCAAACACCAAATAAGCAGCGGAGGAAATTGTCCGCCGCTGCATCTTTTCAACCGTGCCTCTTCATCCGTTGAAACTGCAAAAGAGCTGTACCGCAAAAATCCGGATGACTCAAAAGCTGCCTCTGTATTTGATATTTGCTCTGTTCTGACCCAGGCTGCGGTTCTTGAAATGGAAGCCGAACTCTATCTCTATAAAGCGGAAATAATGAATAAACAGCAGGATTTACTATATGCAGAGCTTCACAATATTCATAAGGCAAAAAATCTGCTCCATAGAAGTTATGCTGTTTTGCTTGAAGAGAAACTTGACATCAGTCACCAAACCCTTGAAAAAGAACGGGAAAAAGCGAGGGCGATGATGGAGGAAGCCCAATCACGGTTTTCTGAGCTGCAAAGTGAGTTGATTAATGTAAGTGAGGATGCCAGAGGTACAATCATCTCAATGTCTGATATCCTCTTTGATATAGGCAAGGCAACCCTCAAACCTGAATTGAAAACCAGCCTGGCAAGGATTGCAGGAATTCTGATCGTGTACAGAGATATACAGGTGTTGGTAGAAGGGCATACTGATAATGTCGGTTCAAATGATTTTAATATGAGACTCTCCAGACAAAGAGCTGACAATGTCAAAAATTTCCTTATCGGGCAGGGAGTCTGTTCCGGAAGGTTAAGCTCAGAGGGGTATGGATTTCACCGCCCGGTAGGAGATAACAGTACTGAGGACGGAAGACGGCAAAATCGCAGAGTGGATCTTGTAATTCAGGACTCAAGACTTTAG
- a CDS encoding Glycerol dehydrogenase encodes MEILIPTLLRIKPNAMYKLGKYLRKEQFTRVALFYGTGLKELFSQQLAISFDSSEIQVVYEDTIGTNDVEDVIKNAFSLPTNVQAIVAIGGGKVIDHCKYAAFILQLPIISVPTSISNDGFASPGASLVIKGKRKSQKAKIPFGVVIDTETIRKSPEFYTFSGIGDLISKYTAVYDWKLAYRVNQEPVNDFAVLISTNAVDIMVNYKHKNIKDLEFLRLICGCLVMSGVAMEVSGSSRPASGSEHLISHAYDTVAKTPSLHGIQVGIATYAISWLQENPEHKTIKKVLEETGFVERVSKKPLSKDDFIEAIKYAPGVKDNYYTIISDKHKLKKLIDFVNTDSYFAQFVK; translated from the coding sequence ATGGAAATTTTAATACCTACGCTTCTGCGGATAAAACCCAATGCGATGTATAAGTTAGGCAAGTACCTCAGGAAAGAGCAATTCACGCGCGTTGCATTGTTTTACGGAACAGGCCTAAAAGAACTCTTCAGCCAGCAGCTCGCAATCTCATTCGATTCTTCTGAGATTCAGGTGGTTTACGAAGATACAATCGGAACCAATGATGTGGAGGATGTAATAAAAAATGCATTCTCACTGCCCACCAACGTTCAGGCCATAGTAGCAATCGGAGGGGGTAAAGTTATAGATCACTGCAAGTACGCAGCTTTTATTCTTCAACTGCCCATTATCAGCGTTCCCACCTCAATTTCAAATGATGGGTTTGCATCTCCCGGAGCATCACTTGTAATTAAGGGCAAAAGGAAAAGCCAGAAGGCAAAAATCCCATTCGGAGTTGTGATCGATACAGAAACTATCCGTAAATCACCGGAATTTTATACCTTCTCAGGCATTGGAGATCTTATTTCAAAATACACTGCTGTGTATGATTGGAAACTGGCCTACAGAGTGAATCAGGAGCCGGTAAATGATTTTGCTGTACTTATCTCCACAAACGCAGTTGACATCATGGTAAACTACAAACACAAGAATATCAAAGACCTGGAGTTTTTAAGGCTGATCTGTGGCTGCCTCGTTATGAGCGGTGTTGCCATGGAAGTAAGCGGATCAAGTCGCCCTGCCAGCGGAAGCGAACATCTCATTTCTCACGCCTATGACACTGTTGCAAAAACCCCCTCACTCCATGGCATACAGGTGGGGATCGCTACCTATGCAATAAGCTGGTTGCAGGAAAATCCCGAGCATAAAACGATAAAAAAAGTACTTGAGGAGACTGGGTTTGTTGAAAGGGTCTCAAAAAAGCCACTTAGTAAAGATGATTTCATTGAAGCTATCAAGTACGCACCAGGTGTAAAGGATAACTATTACACTATCATCTCTGATAAACACAAGCTAAAAAAGCTGATTGACTTTGTAAACACCGATTCTTATTTTGCCCAGTTCGTTAAATGA